The Chitinophaga pinensis DSM 2588 region TTCATCTTTTTCACATTGTAGTTGGAAGACTTATTCATCTTCTGATACATACTCTTCTCAGATTCCCGCATCACACTCACAGAATCCATCTGCTGTACATAGGAGGACATTTTATTGACCTGCTCCTGCAGCTTAGGAGAATTATACCGGAGCTGTTTATCCTTCAGCACCTGCACAGCCGCCTGTCCTTTCTTACGGGCTGCATCGTATTGACCTTTATCCACATCGGCCATGATATCATCAAAGCGCTGGGTGGATTCAAACAATGCCAGCATTTCCTGCACTTCTTTATCCTCTCCGCTTGCCACCAGTTCTTTATCGCTGGTCATCTTTATCTGCACTGGTTTACTTTCTTTTACCTGTTCAAAGGAAGAAACATTGGTATACCCCACAGTACAGTCAAAACGCAGATTCGTCGTATAGGTGCCCTTACTCTTCAATTTGATCAGGATGGCCTTTTCATCATTCGCATAGAGATCGTTAAAACGGACCAGGACCTTACCTCCCTTTACTTCGTAAGGATAGCCATACACATATGTACATTCCATATCCTGCGGAATACTGATTTCCGCCCAGGCGTTCTGTGCCACGACGCTCAGCAACCCTTTTAATTCCCCGGCGAATATTTGTGGGATCTTATCCGGACTGTCAATAAAGTAATAATTCGCCCGGCCATTTTCCGCCAGCATGGTCAGCAGGTCTTCGTTATAGTCTGCTCCCACACCAAAGGTGGATAACGCGATACCATCTTCCTTATACTTGTTCTCAGCCAGTCTTTTCAATTCCAGCGGATCTGTAATCCCCTGATTGGCAAGCCCGTCTGTCAGTAACAGCACCCTGTTCACATATCCTTCTTTACGGGTACTTTTCACCTGTGTATAGCCTTCCAGCATACCACCGCT contains the following coding sequences:
- a CDS encoding vWA domain-containing protein, with the translated sequence MQYALLFLASLSVPVWLSSGPGISSRRTEKIASALTDDKKVIEWYVKPGNNWVYQNSNGDCYLYVNIKGGEGEASKPRVPLNISLVLDRSGSMSGDKIKYARQAAKFLIDQLNSTDHLSIVNYDDRVEVTSPSQSVKNKEALKAAIDKIHDRGSTNLSGGMLEGYTQVKSTRKEGYVNRVLLLTDGLANQGITDPLELKRLAENKYKEDGIALSTFGVGADYNEDLLTMLAENGRANYYFIDSPDKIPQIFAGELKGLLSVVAQNAWAEISIPQDMECTYVYGYPYEVKGGKVLVRFNDLYANDEKAILIKLKSKGTYTTNLRFDCTVGYTNVSSFEQVKESKPVQIKMTSDKELVASGEDKEVQEMLALFESTQRFDDIMADVDKGQYDAARKKGQAAVQVLKDKQLRYNSPKLQEQVNKMSSYVQQMDSVSVMRESEKSMYQKMNKSSNYNVKKMKSVKQ